TGAAACCGTACAAAAGCTGGAAGACGGACGTTTTTGGACTCCCAATATGAGTATGACCAATATTGCCCCTTTCTTATTAGCTAAAATTGACCTGTTCAAAAAATTAACCATCAAAGGAGGTCTTCGCTACGAAAATATTAAGGTAAATGTTGATGATTTCAATACACTTTCTGTGATTAAAAATGACGGAACATTTACACAAAGTATTCCGGTAGCAGGAGGAAAATTAAGCTATAATGCACTCGTAGGAAATATTGGACTTCGTTATAATATTGAGCCTTACATTAACCTTTTCGGAAGTTTTTCACAGGCGTATTCCATTAATGAATTAGGAAGAATCCTAAGAACCTCAACCTCTGAAACCATTAAGAATCTGGAAACGAAACCAATCATTGTAAACAATTATGAATTGGGTGCAACAGGACAAATTTCCAACTGGCTTAATTATGAACTAACTTCTTATGTGAGTACCTCTAAGCTTGGAGCAACGTTTGTTCAAAGTGCAGACAGAGCTTTAACCATTAAAAGGGCTCCGGAAATTATCTATGGAGTAGAAGGATTTTTACATTTCACTCCTGTCAAATGGCTTCAGTTTGGGGGGAGCTACAGTTGGATGGAAGGGATTACTTCTCCTGATGATAATGACAATTATTCAGCTAAAATTAACAACAGTAGAATTTCTGCACCAAAGGTCCTTGCCTATTTACAGGTAAAACCAGTGCCGGAGCTTTTCATTGGTATTGATATGCTTCACTCTTTCAAACAGGATAGATTTACTCCTAATGCAAAAACAGGACAGTATACCTATGGAGAAGGATTTGTTCCCGACTATACAGTTTTTAATGTGAAAGTAAGCTGTGAAGTCTACAAAAACTGGAAAGTCTCCTTGGGTATAGAAAACTTTTTTAATAGATTATATCAGCCATCTATTGCATGGTGGTCTGCAAGAGACAGTGAATTCATCAACTCCCTTGGGAAAAGAGGAACCCTTATTGTTGAATATAAATTTTAATTAAACTAAATAAAAAGTAAAGCATATCTTTGCTTTACTTTTTACTGCAATATGAAGAAAAATCATCATAAAAAGAAACCCGGATTCTTTAAAAAATGGTCTGCCAAACTGCATTTGTGGTTCGGGCTGGGAATAGGATTTTTAATTTTTATTATTTCCATTACCGGAGCATTGTATGTTTTTAAGGATGAAGTAGAGAACATTACCCGAAAAGATGTTATCTATCACCACGAGCAAAATATTGATCAGAAAGAAATCCTTCCCATCAGGGTTATGGAAAAGGCCGTTGCTGATCAGGTAAAGGAGAAATATCCGATTCATTGGGTCAATATTCCCATCGATAAAAAAATGTCCTATATGTTCTTCTGGTATGAACATAATACGGACGCCTGGAATTACTTTGATGAGTTTCCTGTTTATAAGCAAGCCTATGTAAATCCTTATACCGGAAAGGTGTTACGGGTTTATGATGAGAAAAACGGGTTCTTCAATATTGTAAAAATGATTCACTGGAGCTATCTTTTAAAACAGGACTGGGGGACATATGTAGTGGGAATTCCCGTTATCATCTTTATCATCATGCTGATTTCCGGGATTATTCTATGGTGGCCCAAAAATAAGGCAGCAAGAAAGCAGCGTTTTTCTTTTAAATGGAAAAACATTAAAAGCTGGAAAAGAAAGAACTATGATCTTCACAATGTATTAGGTTTTTATGCTTCAATTTTCGCGCTTATCTTTTCCATTACCGGATTGTTTTATGCATTCTTTGTTGTACAGGCAATGATCTATGTTCTATTCTCCGGAGGGGAAACAAAATACCCTGACTTCTCCCACATCAAAACAAAGGCCCCTATAGAACTGAGAACAGAAACAACTCTGGATAAGATCATCAATACTGTTAAAGAAAAGTATCCTGATTCTTATGGTTTTGCCATCGATTTAGGACATGAGCATATGGATGACCATGAACATCCTAATTTTGAAGTGTATGTAAAGCATCTTACCTACTCGTATCACAAGAGCAGCAGCCTGATTTTTGACGAAAATTCCGGAGAACTACTACACACCCATGATCCTAAGGACAAAAATTTTGGTGAAAAGGTAGTGAATGCCAATTATGACATTCATGTAGGCGCTATTTTAGGTCTTCCTACCAAAATCATTGCTTTTATTGTAAGTATTATCTGTGCCTCTCTTCCCGTAACTGGATTTATGATCTGGTGGGGAAGAAAAAAGAAAAAAACACCAAAACCAGTTTAACATATTAAATAAAACCCAGTTAATAATCTATTAATACAATCTTTTTTATAATTTTAGCCCCTAGAATTTAATAATAGAAATGTCATTAATAGATTTATCAAAACAAGTTGCCCTTGGAGTTGACATCGGCGGAACCAATACTAAGTTCGGAATTGTAAACCACCGTGGAGAAGTTCTGGATAAAGGAAACCTTAAAACCGATGCCTATGATAAAGTAGAGGATTTTATCGATGCATTGTATGAACATGTTGCTCCCTTGATGGAAAAACATGGTACAGAAAAGCACTTCGACGGAATTGGTGTAGGCGCACCCAATGCAAACTATTACAAAGGAACTATAGAGCTAGCTCCTAACCTGCCCTGGAAAGGTGTTATTCCTTTTGCTGAGCTAATGACGGCAAAATTCAATTTGCCTTGTACTGTAACCAATGATGCTAATGCTGCAGCCTTGGGAGAAATGCTTTTCGGAGCTGCCCGTGGAATGAAAGACTTTATCATGATTACTCTGGGAACAGGAGTTGGCAGCGGAATCATCGCCAACGGAAACCTCATCTATGGACATGACGGTTTTGCAGGAGAACTGGGACACACTATTGTAAAGCCGGGCGGAAGAAAGCACTGGAGTACAGGATCCGAAGGAAGCCTGGAAGCCTATGCATCTGCAACAGGAATTACCATCACTGCTAAAAAAATGAGAGCAGAGTTTCCAGAATCTATGCTGAATCAATATCCTGAAGACGAAATTAATTCTAAAACAGTGTATGAATGCGCTATGAAAGAAGACCCAATTGCTATTGAGGTTTTCAGATATACTGGGCAAAAATTAGGTGAAGCATTAGCCAACTTTGTAATGTTTTCTTCACCGCAGGCCATTCTTTTATTTGGAGGAGTGATCAAGGCTGGAGATTTTATCCTAAAGCCTGCCAAACTTCATATGGAGAGAAACCTTCTTCCTATCTTTAGAAATAAAGTACAATTAGTGTTCAGTGAACTTGACGAAGCAGATGCTGCTATTCTTGGAGCAAGTGCTTTAGTTTGGGAAAAATAGCTGAAGACTTTTTTAAATAATATAAAGCATCCTTTTTAGGGTGCTTTCTTTTTTTTCCGCAGATTACACAGGTTGCCACAGACGAGTATTCTTTATTTTTCTTATGATTATTTGTGTTTAAAATCATTTGTCACATCTATCATTGCAATTTGAGTTTACGACATAAAATCATGTTCAAATGAAAAAGTTTTTCATACTTTTGATCAGCTTTTTCTGTGTTTGGAAAAGATCATACAACAATATAATTACCAAAAATGGACAACAATAATTTAGAACAGATTACTTTCGGAGGTGGATGCTTCTGGTGTGTAGAAAGCTGTTTCAATCTGCTGAAAGGAGTACAATCTGCTATTTCAGGATATTCAGGCGGGCATAAGGATAATCCTACTTATCAGGAAGTTTGTACAGGAGAAACAGGACATGCAGAAGTGGTGCAAATTACTTATGATCCTGCTGTTATTTCTTATGAACAACTGATGGATGTATTTTTCTTTCTTCACGACCCTACTCAACTTAACAGACAGGGGAATGATATTGGAACTCAATACCGTTCTGTAATTTATTATAAAGATGATGCTGAGAAAGCAAAAGCTGAAGAAGCGATCAAAGTATCTCAGGAATCAGGAAGATGGGCTGGTACCTATGTAACGGAATTAACTCAATTCGAAAAATTCTGGCCTGCTGAACAATATCATCAGGGATATTATAATGAAAACCCTACACAACCCTACTGTAGTGCAGTAGTAGGTCCTAAGATCCAAAAATTTAAAAAGCATTTTGGAGAGCTGGAAATGCTGAATGCAGAGTAATACAACAATCAAGTATAAAGCGAAAGAATTCTTTCGCTTTTTTTATTGAGCATATTTTTGAATAATATAAACTGTTGAAGCCCTTAATTCCCGTCCATTATCCGGATCTACACCATCCATTGTAAAAAACTCTACATTCCCATTGAATTTTGAGTACCATGTCTTTCCCAATGCATTATATACCGTAAGGGTATCTTTTCTTGTGATCCTTTTAAAATACCTCAATTGTACCGTATCCTTAGGAACAGGATTCCGTTGGGGATTCTTATCCTCACAATCCATCAACTTATACTCATTGTCATCCCAAAACATACAATTTTGCTCGTTGGCAAGCCCCCCAAAAAAACTTAATGGCGTACTGCTATTCTTACTTTTGCTTCCTGCAGAGTAATTTCCAATCAAAACACTTCCAATAAGGAAAATTCCAACAATCCCCAATCCATTTTGCTTTACAAATTCCGGCATCTTGAAATGCTGTTCATTTGTTATATTGATAATAATATTAGACAGCTTTTCTGTTAAAGACTCCTCATCTTCATCCACTTTTATTTTCACCGTTGTTTTATTGGCATCTTCATCATGCTTTACAAATGTTCTGGAGAAATCAAGAAAGTCTGTACAGCCTAAATACTGACTAAGTTTATCAAGAATTAAAACATCTTTTATATCAGGATCTCTATTATCACGTATGGATGCATTATGATATCTGACAAACGATCTTTCGTTAATCATAAATTTTAAGCTCTCCTCAAAATAATTAGAGAGTGCAGAAGATAGACCACTCTTTGTACTTGTCGCCGGAAAGTCTTTTTGTGCTTTCTTAAACACCTCATGAATTAGTAGTTTTTTCTTGGTCATATATAGTTTTTTCGGTCATTACAAAATAGGTGATTCCTAATCATACCACATTACGGATTCCCATAAAGCCTCCCGTGTCCATTCCCTGTCCTTCAAAGTCCAAAACGTGACTAACACCTGCGTCACGCTTTGTCGCATCTTTGCTTCAGAAATCAGTGACAAACAAAACATTACAAAAACAAATTTACAAAACTGATTTCAAAATCACCAGATAAAACGGAGGTAAAACTCCGGGTTGGGAAGCAGATGTTTCTCCTCCGTTTTTGAAGGTTCACTTCCCAAAAATTTAGAAGCGCTTCAAATTTTTTACTCGTGTAGCTCTACCTGTGATCAGTTTCGCCGGCAACTACAGAAATGCTCAATTTTTAAATTTTTAAGAAGATGATTCAATTCATATTAATGTTACTAGGCTTAACATTCACCAATAATAACGCAGATACAACAACTCATAATAATCAAGATTCTGGTACAGTAACAACCTATTCAACAGTACCACTTACTCCGGATGATGGAGGACCTGTAGGAGGGGAAACAGAACAAACTCCGCCTCCAAGAAAGTAAATAGCAAAGCGAAAGAAATTCTTTCGCTTTTTTTATTATTTTTGAAAGAAAACCGTGAAAAACTTTATTCACATCATATTCATCCTTGTCCTTTGCTCCTGCCATAGAAAAGAAATCTCAAAAGTGGACAGGGCAACCTATGACAAAGCCTATGATTTTTATGATGCTTCACAAAGTGACAGTGCTTTCACCTACTTCAATAAAGCAAAGGACGAATTGATTGAGAAAGGATATCATTCATTTGCAGGAAATTGCCTGGTCATTATGGGAATTATTCAATGTGAAAAAGGAGATTACTATGGCAGTCAGGAAACAGCTTTATCTGCAATTAAGTACTTAGATGAAAAAAAGGACTCTGCCGAACTTTCAGCAAACTATAATAATTTAGGGATAGCATCACAAAAACTTAATGAATATGAAAAGGCAATTGTATTTCATGATAATGCAGCTAAGTTCTCTACAGATATTAGAAACAAGCTGGCACAAGTCAATAATAAGGCGGTATCTTATTACTCTTTAAAAAAATATGATTCTGCAATAAATATTCTGAATAGAGCCTTATTGTCGTCTGATCTAAAAAAATATCCAACAACTTATTACAGAATATATGATAATTTAGCATATACTCGATTTTTGAAAAACAAGAATTATAATGTTGAACAAGAATTATTTAAAGCTCTTACAATCCGAGACAGTATAAATGATATTACAGGATTAAATGCCAGTTATTTCCATTTATCAGATTTTTTTGAAAATCGCGATCCTCAGAAAGCTTTATTCTACGCAAATAAAATGCTTGATGTTTCTTCAAAAACTCAAAACGCTGATGGAAAATTAGCTGCTTTGCAAAAAATAATTCTTCTAGAAACTCCGGAAAACACCAAAATATTCTTCAAAAAATATCAGGATTTGGATGACAGCTTACAAATAGCCCGCAACAAATCTAAAAGCCAGTTTGCTCTTGAAAGGTTTGGCTCTGAGCAGCTAAAGGTGAAAAACGCAAAAAATGAAGTCGAAATTTTTAAAAGAAATATAGGCTTAGGAGCATTATCCATTATTTTAGTCGGAGGTTTTTTCTACTATAAAAGAAGAAAGAAAAGACTACAAAAAGAAAACGAGTTAAAAATAAAAGAAAACGAGCTCAAGATCTCGAAAAAGGTTCATGATGTGGTGGCCAACGGAATTTACCAGGTAATGACCAAAATTGAGAACCAGGAACATTTTGATAGGGATAAAGCCCTTGATGAACTGGAATTTGTATATGAAAAATCCCGTGATATTTCTTATGACAAAACTGATTCTAATGACAAGACTGAGTTTCATGAAAAAATATCAGGTCTTATTGGTTCTTTTAAAAATGACACTGTAAAAACCTTTCTGGCAGGAAATAGTCCAAATATATGGAGTGATGTGAATGACTCTACCCAAAACGAAGTTTATCAGGTAATCCGTGAGCTTTTGGTGAATATGAAAAAACACAGCCAAGCTACTCTTGTCGCCTTTAAGTTTGAGAGGAATAACAACCTTATACAGATTCAGTACACAGATAATGGAGTTGGAATTCCGGGAGAGATTATTCATAAAAATGGGTTAACAAATACGGTTTCCCGTATTGAAAAAATTAAGGGTACCGTTATTTTTGACACTAAAACCGAAAAGGGACTGAAAGTGTACATTTCATTTCCCACTTCTTAAAAAAGAAAAAAGAATGTTCAAAAAAATTTTAATAGCCGAAGACCACGAAAGCAGCAGTATTTCTGTTCAAAAAACACTTGAAGACCTTAATATTTCCAATGTAGATTATGTTTACTATTGTGATGATGCATTAGGAAGGGTTCAAAAATCCATCCGCGAAAAAGACCTTTACGACTTATTAATTACTGATCTTGAATATGAAGAAGATCATCGTGAGCAAAATATTAAAGACGGCAAAGAACTTATTAGGGCTATTAAGGAAATCCATCCTTCACTGAAAACTATAGTTTTTTCTGCGGAACACAAATCTGGTGTTATAGATTCCCTTTTTAAAGAGTATGGAATCAATGGTTTCGTTCGTAAGGCAAGAAATGACTCTAAAGAACTGAAAAAAGCCATCGCATCTGTTTATGACAATAAAAACTATCTTTCTCTTGATCTTAGACAGGATGTAAAACAGTTGAACAGCTATGAATTTACAGAATATGATATTATTCTTGTTTCGCTTCTTTCACAGGGAGTACTTCAAAAGAATATTCCTACGTATCTCCAAAATAATAATATCAAACCCAACAGCCTAAGCAGCGTAGAGAAAAAGCTGAATAGTCTGAAAGAAGAGCTTCAGATTACAAGCAATGAACAACTTGTTGCTTTTTGTAAAGATTTGGGACTTATTTAGTCCATTAAAAAGATATTTGTATACTTTTGTCAGAATAAGAAAACTAATATCTTTAAAAACACAAGGAAATGTCACAGGAAGACTCTTTACTTAATGATAACCTTAAGGGGATTAACAATAATATCAATCACCTTAATAACAATCTGAATTCTTTCAACTCTCAATTAGGAAATATCAATTCTGAAATAGGTAACATTAATAACCAGCAGCAAGCTCTGGATGGGAGGATGAATGATATGTCCGGTATTATTGATGATTTTATCAAAGCTGATAAAGAAAAAAGAGAGCTTCAGCTTGCTGAAAACATGCAGGAAAGCTTAAAGCAGGACCTTAGCAACAAATTCGGTTATTATGAAGAGATCAGAAGAACCGTCTTGGGTATTTTGCAAGCTGTAGACAGTGGAATTGTAAGGCATGAGATCATGCAGGACGCCGCTGAAAGCTTAATGATAAAAACGCCCAATTACTGGCTGGCTCCTGCAATGGTTGCTATTGTTGCCTGGGTTCGAGATGATCGTGAAGATACTGAAAAAGCACTGAATGAGGCATTAAGGAGAGATGATTATAAGACAACACTGTTCTTCATGCTTCTTATGAGAAGACTAGGTAGAGATGAGGCCTGCCATCAATGGGTACAAAGGTATTTGATGCATCAGGACCCATATCGTCTTGACCGTGAATTTGTGATGGTTCTGGAGGCAGCCGCAACCGGATCATTTCCCCAAGCTTCCCGAGAGCTGATTATTTCTACTGTAGATGGATGGCTTAACCTTTTAACACAAACGGATCAGTATATTAATGAGCAGAAAAATGAATGGCTTAAATTCTTCCAGTCTAAAGGCCGTTTAGATCATAAAGAGTATCCATTTCTTGAGAAATACTGTACCAATTGGGCAGATCTTAAGTCTTCTATGAA
This genomic interval from Chryseobacterium joostei contains the following:
- a CDS encoding tetratricopeptide repeat-containing sensor histidine kinase codes for the protein MKNFIHIIFILVLCSCHRKEISKVDRATYDKAYDFYDASQSDSAFTYFNKAKDELIEKGYHSFAGNCLVIMGIIQCEKGDYYGSQETALSAIKYLDEKKDSAELSANYNNLGIASQKLNEYEKAIVFHDNAAKFSTDIRNKLAQVNNKAVSYYSLKKYDSAINILNRALLSSDLKKYPTTYYRIYDNLAYTRFLKNKNYNVEQELFKALTIRDSINDITGLNASYFHLSDFFENRDPQKALFYANKMLDVSSKTQNADGKLAALQKIILLETPENTKIFFKKYQDLDDSLQIARNKSKSQFALERFGSEQLKVKNAKNEVEIFKRNIGLGALSIILVGGFFYYKRRKKRLQKENELKIKENELKISKKVHDVVANGIYQVMTKIENQEHFDRDKALDELEFVYEKSRDISYDKTDSNDKTEFHEKISGLIGSFKNDTVKTFLAGNSPNIWSDVNDSTQNEVYQVIRELLVNMKKHSQATLVAFKFERNNNLIQIQYTDNGVGIPGEIIHKNGLTNTVSRIEKIKGTVIFDTKTEKGLKVYISFPTS
- a CDS encoding PepSY-associated TM helix domain-containing protein, whose product is MKKNHHKKKPGFFKKWSAKLHLWFGLGIGFLIFIISITGALYVFKDEVENITRKDVIYHHEQNIDQKEILPIRVMEKAVADQVKEKYPIHWVNIPIDKKMSYMFFWYEHNTDAWNYFDEFPVYKQAYVNPYTGKVLRVYDEKNGFFNIVKMIHWSYLLKQDWGTYVVGIPVIIFIIMLISGIILWWPKNKAARKQRFSFKWKNIKSWKRKNYDLHNVLGFYASIFALIFSITGLFYAFFVVQAMIYVLFSGGETKYPDFSHIKTKAPIELRTETTLDKIINTVKEKYPDSYGFAIDLGHEHMDDHEHPNFEVYVKHLTYSYHKSSSLIFDENSGELLHTHDPKDKNFGEKVVNANYDIHVGAILGLPTKIIAFIVSIICASLPVTGFMIWWGRKKKKTPKPV
- a CDS encoding ROK family protein, producing MSLIDLSKQVALGVDIGGTNTKFGIVNHRGEVLDKGNLKTDAYDKVEDFIDALYEHVAPLMEKHGTEKHFDGIGVGAPNANYYKGTIELAPNLPWKGVIPFAELMTAKFNLPCTVTNDANAAALGEMLFGAARGMKDFIMITLGTGVGSGIIANGNLIYGHDGFAGELGHTIVKPGGRKHWSTGSEGSLEAYASATGITITAKKMRAEFPESMLNQYPEDEINSKTVYECAMKEDPIAIEVFRYTGQKLGEALANFVMFSSPQAILLFGGVIKAGDFILKPAKLHMERNLLPIFRNKVQLVFSELDEADAAILGASALVWEK
- a CDS encoding response regulator: MFKKILIAEDHESSSISVQKTLEDLNISNVDYVYYCDDALGRVQKSIREKDLYDLLITDLEYEEDHREQNIKDGKELIRAIKEIHPSLKTIVFSAEHKSGVIDSLFKEYGINGFVRKARNDSKELKKAIASVYDNKNYLSLDLRQDVKQLNSYEFTEYDIILVSLLSQGVLQKNIPTYLQNNNIKPNSLSSVEKKLNSLKEELQITSNEQLVAFCKDLGLI